The bacterium genome contains a region encoding:
- the dnaN gene encoding DNA polymerase III subunit beta — protein MKLTVLQENLQRAVTLSSHFVSSKAQLPILSNILLRASKSRLILSATNLETSITTSIPVKMEGEGEITVNGKTFNDLVLNLSSGSIDLEIDKEQLKISSNKFKSNILGSNTADFPTLPYEVGKNTIKLRSKDFAKALSKSLFAVSNDETRPILTGVLFIFSENELKLVSTDGFRLTETKIKLETKQKDFKIIIPKAILNEISKVDEEEISMSWDKENNQVVFGFGDTILSSRVIEGEFPDYEKIIPQSSICELIIDKEEIEKAIKTASVFARESGNIIKLQIKKETLKITAESSASGNQETEIEIKTEELKQEAIDVMFNFRFLEEFLKIVEADEIKMFVSDNNKASKFLDPKSPNLIHIIMPIKTN, from the coding sequence ATGAAACTAACTGTTTTACAAGAAAATCTACAAAGGGCCGTGACACTATCTTCACATTTTGTTTCTAGTAAAGCGCAACTACCAATATTAAGTAATATTCTTTTAAGGGCAAGTAAATCAAGACTTATTCTTAGTGCAACTAACCTAGAAACATCAATAACAACCTCAATTCCAGTAAAAATGGAGGGGGAGGGTGAAATTACTGTTAATGGAAAAACCTTTAATGACTTAGTATTAAATTTATCGTCGGGTTCAATAGATTTGGAAATAGATAAGGAACAGCTAAAAATATCTTCAAATAAATTCAAGTCAAATATTTTAGGTTCAAACACAGCGGACTTCCCTACTTTACCTTACGAAGTAGGAAAAAATACAATAAAATTAAGGTCTAAGGATTTTGCAAAAGCACTTTCAAAAAGTTTATTTGCAGTATCAAACGATGAAACTAGGCCTATCTTAACTGGAGTTCTGTTTATTTTTAGCGAGAATGAATTAAAACTTGTTTCAACAGATGGTTTTAGGCTTACAGAAACTAAGATTAAACTAGAGACTAAGCAAAAAGATTTTAAGATCATTATCCCTAAGGCGATACTTAATGAGATATCAAAAGTGGATGAAGAAGAAATCTCAATGTCATGGGACAAAGAAAATAATCAAGTTGTTTTTGGGTTTGGGGACACAATTCTTTCGTCAAGGGTAATTGAGGGAGAATTTCCAGATTATGAAAAAATAATTCCCCAATCTTCAATTTGTGAATTGATAATTGATAAAGAGGAAATTGAAAAAGCTATTAAAACAGCATCTGTATTTGCAAGAGAGTCTGGAAATATTATTAAGCTTCAGATTAAAAAAGAAACGTTAAAAATTACAGCAGAAAGTTCAGCTTCAGGTAATCAGGAAACAGAAATTGAAATTAAAACAGAAGAATTAAAGCAAGAGGCAATTGATGTAATGTTTAACTTTAGATTTTTAGAAGAATTTTTAAAAATTGTAGAAGCAGATGAAATTAAAATGTTTGTATCAGATAACAACAAAGCTTCAAAATTCCTAGATCCTAAATCCCCTAACCTAATTCACATTATAATGCCTATAAAAACAAATTGA